A region of the Kribbella sp. NBC_01245 genome:
TCGGCGTGGATTGATGCACGAGGTCTTCGCCCAGGCCGAGACGAGTCTGGCGGCCGCGATGGAGAAGGCCAGACCGGTCGACGGTGATGCCGCACTCGGCCTGGCCGCGGCGTACCGGCGATTCGCCAAGCGCAACCCCGCGGCGTACGCCCTGCTCTTCGAACACCCCCTACCTACCCTCGACATCGACGAGTCCCTCCGCCGCGACGCGATCGCCCGCATCGTCACCCTTATCGGCCAGTCCAGCGCGGGGTTCGACGAGCAGTCGGCCGTCGCCATCTGGGCCCTGATGCACGGCCTCATCGCCGCCGAACGAACCCAACCAGCACCACCGGGCGGCTGGGAGTCCTACTACCTGACCTCGATCGGCAACGCGAACGGATCCGGAGTGCGAGCATGAAACTGACACGGGCCTGGATCTACGGCGGCGGTATCTACGTACTCGGCATCACCCTGTTGATGGCGATATCGACCTACTCCGACAGCCCGTCGCTCTACGTATGGGCGCTCCTGGCATCGCTGCCGCTAGGGGTAGTCGCGTACGTGCTCAGTTACTTCGCGTTCGTCGCTGTAATGCTGCTCGGCGTCGACCCGACGAGCAGCAGCCCGCTCTGGCTATCACCGGTACCCCTCTGGACGATCGCTGCCGCGGGCAACGTTGTGCTCGGGTGGCTGGCTTGGTCGGGTCTCAAGTCGTCCTGCCTGCCCCGCCTCCTGTCGTCTCGCTGGTGCCGGTCGGGTTTGCGGGTGTCGTAGTCTCGGGGTGTCCGTTGTGGTTGCCGGTCTGTGGTTGTGAGGTTTGACGTGCGCTTTCATCACGATCGGGTCCCTCAGCAGGACCTTGCGTTCAGTGACGTGTTCCTGGTGCCGAACCGTTCGGGGATCGCGTCCCGGCTGGACGTGGACCTCTCGACCAACGACGGCAGTGGTACAACGATCCCGGTCGTCGCGGCGAACATGACGGCGGTTTCCGGGCGGCGGATGGCCGAGACGATCGCCCGTTGCGGTGGACTGGCCGTCATCCCGCAGGACATCCCGGTCGACGTGGTCGCCGACGTCGTGGCGTGGGTCAAGGAACGGCACACGGTGTACGACACTCCGCTGACGATGTCGCCCAACGGCACCGTCGGCGAGGCGCTGAACCTGTTGCCCAAGCGCGGCCATGGCGCCGTCATCGTCGTCGACCAAGGCCGTGCGGTCGGCGTGGTGACCGAAGCCGACTGCCAGGGCGTCGATCGGTACACCCAGCTCGACGCTGTCATGTCCCGCGACCTGCTCGCGCTTCCCGATGGCATCGCCGCCGAGGATGCGTTCGGTCAGTTGTACGACGGTCGCCATCGCCTCGCGCCCGTCGTCGACGAAGGCGGCCGCATCGCCGGGATCCTCACCCGCCAACGCGCCCTCCGCTCGACCCTGTACCGGCCAGCCGTCGACGCGGCAGGCAAGCTCCGGGTCGGCGCGGCCATCGGTATCAACGGAGACGCCGAGCAAAAGGCGAAGGCCCTGCTCGACGCCGGTATCGACCTCATCGTGATCGACACCGCGCACGGTCACCAGGAGCGCATGCTCGACGTATTGCGCATCGTCCGATCCCTTGACCCGCAGGTGCCGGTCGTCGCGGGCAACGTGGCCACGGCCGAAGGCGTTGTCGACCTCGTGGCCGCCGGCGCCGACATCGTGAAGGTGGGCGTTGGTCCCGGAGCCATGTGCACCACGCGTATGCAGACGGCGGTCGGTCGCCCGCAGTTCTCCGCCGTACTCGAGTGTGCGACCAAGGCGCGAGAGCTCGGCAAACACGTCTGGGCCGACGGCGGCGTCCGGCATCCCCGGGACGTCGCGCTGGCCCTGGCCGCGGGGGCGTCGAACGTGATGATCGGGTCTTGGTTCGCCGGCACGTACGAGTCGCCCGGTGACCCGCAGCGTGACGGCGACGGGCGCATCTACAAGGAAAGCTTCGGCATGGCGTCGGCGCGCGCGGTGCATCTCCGTACGTCGGACGAGACGCCGTTCCAGCGTGCGCGCAAGGGGTTCTTCAGCGAAGGCATCTCCACGGCCCGGATGTACCTCGATCCCGATCGCCCGAGCGTCGAAGACCTGCTCGACTCCATCGTCTCCGGCATCCGCAGCTCCTCCAGCTACGTGGGCGCCACCACGCTCGCCGAATTCCACGACCGCGCTGTTGTCGGCATCCAAAGCGCCGCCGGCTACTCCGAAGGCATGCCCGTCGGCACGAGTTGGTAAAGGCCTAACTTTCCGGCTCCGCGCTGCATCGTGGGGAGTGAGGGAAGGGGCGGAGCCATGAGGCTTGTCGGCGTACTGGCGGTTGTCGGGCTGGGGCTTGCGGTGGCGGTGCCCGCGCAGGCTGATCCGGTGGGGTCGGTCGACCTGGATCGGGTGGCGAGCGAGCCGCCGGTCATCAGCGTGCTGGGGGCGT
Encoded here:
- a CDS encoding TetR/AcrR family transcriptional regulator, whose product is MPRSDQPDIRERLLIGAADVLVADGIEGLTVRRVAEAAGRSTMCVYTKFGSRRGLMHEVFAQAETSLAAAMEKARPVDGDAALGLAAAYRRFAKRNPAAYALLFEHPLPTLDIDESLRRDAIARIVTLIGQSSAGFDEQSAVAIWALMHGLIAAERTQPAPPGGWESYYLTSIGNANGSGVRA
- a CDS encoding GuaB1 family IMP dehydrogenase-related protein, yielding MRFHHDRVPQQDLAFSDVFLVPNRSGIASRLDVDLSTNDGSGTTIPVVAANMTAVSGRRMAETIARCGGLAVIPQDIPVDVVADVVAWVKERHTVYDTPLTMSPNGTVGEALNLLPKRGHGAVIVVDQGRAVGVVTEADCQGVDRYTQLDAVMSRDLLALPDGIAAEDAFGQLYDGRHRLAPVVDEGGRIAGILTRQRALRSTLYRPAVDAAGKLRVGAAIGINGDAEQKAKALLDAGIDLIVIDTAHGHQERMLDVLRIVRSLDPQVPVVAGNVATAEGVVDLVAAGADIVKVGVGPGAMCTTRMQTAVGRPQFSAVLECATKARELGKHVWADGGVRHPRDVALALAAGASNVMIGSWFAGTYESPGDPQRDGDGRIYKESFGMASARAVHLRTSDETPFQRARKGFFSEGISTARMYLDPDRPSVEDLLDSIVSGIRSSSSYVGATTLAEFHDRAVVGIQSAAGYSEGMPVGTSW